A region of Methanocorpusculum labreanum Z DNA encodes the following proteins:
- a CDS encoding serine hydrolase, producing the protein MIIIFKPVTALILGLFCIILVSGCITAAYDQTPAAGDLDKTIPEFDLYTEELFNKSGIPGMAVAIIQNDTVVYEKCFGVINLTTQEPVNADTRFQLASISKSFTTATIASMVGTGDLAWDDSAVEINPDLQFSDPWITEHVTIRDLLSHRTGLPEYAGDELAEFGYNRSETLFKLRYLALTGAFRSSYAYSNLGITAAAETAAIKAGIPWDELISERIFIPAGMTNSSAVFSDFAEAENHADTYVVTNGVAEQTAVLFNDDANSPAGGVSSTLNDMIRYLRLQLNDGNLDGVQVIDASALSETHKAQNILLSDYTTISAYGLGWDVVSADGRVRVEHGGDFTSGVSTLITLYPAEGMGIVVLTNGFPGGHVLKKAVVRGWEDMYFTGSVQNDWYAEIEEEINAAMEPGSSVLSPYSTLPEAPENASSPRDLVNYCGSYYQDYYGTITVEEGDSGLNLYLGPAEMQYVLTPYDGDAFYEPTTGTGVYFTFDSDENVQSVNITMLDLPGRTGVFTLI; encoded by the coding sequence ATTATCATTATTTTTAAACCGGTTACAGCACTAATTCTCGGATTATTCTGTATAATCCTGGTATCGGGATGCATTACGGCGGCCTATGACCAGACGCCGGCGGCAGGAGATCTCGATAAAACGATTCCTGAGTTCGATCTCTACACAGAAGAACTCTTCAACAAAAGCGGCATCCCGGGCATGGCGGTCGCGATTATTCAAAACGATACGGTCGTCTACGAAAAATGCTTCGGCGTGATCAATCTCACGACGCAGGAGCCGGTAAATGCCGATACGCGGTTCCAGCTCGCCTCCATCTCGAAGTCCTTTACGACCGCGACGATTGCGTCGATGGTCGGGACCGGCGATCTTGCATGGGATGATTCGGCCGTGGAAATCAATCCTGACCTTCAGTTTTCGGATCCATGGATCACGGAACATGTGACCATTCGCGATCTTCTTTCGCACCGGACGGGACTTCCCGAGTATGCCGGCGACGAGCTGGCCGAGTTCGGATACAACCGTTCGGAAACCCTCTTTAAACTCAGATATCTTGCACTGACGGGCGCGTTCCGCTCGAGTTACGCCTACTCGAATCTCGGGATCACTGCAGCCGCCGAAACTGCGGCGATAAAAGCCGGAATTCCTTGGGATGAACTGATTTCTGAGAGGATCTTCATCCCGGCAGGTATGACGAACTCGAGTGCGGTCTTTTCCGACTTTGCCGAGGCCGAGAACCATGCCGACACCTATGTCGTGACGAACGGCGTTGCGGAACAAACCGCAGTTCTGTTCAACGATGATGCGAACAGTCCGGCCGGGGGAGTCAGTTCGACGCTGAACGATATGATCAGATATCTCCGCCTGCAGTTGAACGACGGAAATCTCGACGGCGTGCAGGTGATCGATGCCTCTGCGCTGAGCGAGACCCACAAAGCCCAGAACATCCTGCTCTCCGACTATACCACCATCTCGGCATACGGTCTTGGATGGGACGTGGTATCTGCGGACGGCAGGGTCAGGGTCGAACACGGCGGCGACTTTACGAGTGGTGTCTCCACGCTGATCACCCTCTACCCGGCAGAAGGGATGGGCATCGTTGTTTTAACGAACGGCTTTCCTGGAGGGCATGTCCTGAAAAAAGCCGTTGTGCGGGGCTGGGAAGATATGTACTTCACGGGTTCCGTGCAGAATGACTGGTACGCGGAGATCGAGGAGGAGATCAATGCAGCCATGGAGCCGGGATCTTCGGTGCTGAGTCCATATTCAACGCTTCCAGAGGCTCCGGAAAATGCGTCATCGCCCCGGGATCTGGTAAACTACTGCGGATCGTATTATCAGGATTATTACGGTACGATAACGGTCGAAGAGGGAGACAGCGGCCTTAATCTGTATCTCGGACCGGCCGAAATGCAGTACGTCCTTACGCCGTATGACGGGGATGCCTTTTACGAGCCGACGACCGGCACCGGTGTCTACTTCACCTTCGATAGTGACGAGAACGTGCAGAGCGTGAATATTACGATGCTTGATCTTCCGGGAAGGACGGGCGTGTTTACGCTGATTTAG
- a CDS encoding MTH865 family protein produces the protein MPTWSYTGKDVSQTKAEESLKAIKGACFGCETHSADCPIAKAAGEVAGMPGFVPLTVKEQIHAQISGALAGASFPIDTPAALIVAFPDGADTTCQVGDLKMTAGEAGTLLTSADFPFTSAKSVADVIVERAGL, from the coding sequence ATGCCAACATGGAGTTACACAGGTAAAGACGTCTCGCAGACAAAGGCAGAAGAGTCCCTCAAAGCAATCAAGGGAGCATGCTTCGGATGCGAAACCCACAGCGCCGACTGCCCGATCGCAAAAGCCGCGGGAGAGGTTGCCGGCATGCCCGGATTTGTTCCCCTTACCGTAAAAGAGCAGATCCATGCCCAGATCAGCGGGGCACTCGCGGGAGCATCGTTTCCGATCGACACCCCAGCCGCTCTCATCGTCGCGTTTCCAGACGGTGCAGACACGACCTGTCAGGTCGGCGATCTGAAGATGACCGCAGGCGAAGCAGGCACCCTTCTAACGAGCGCAGATTTCCCGTTCACGAGCGCGAAATCGGTCGCCGACGTTATCGTCGAGCGGGCCGGCCTCTAA
- a CDS encoding winged helix-turn-helix domain-containing protein — protein MATTLSSSLTEIRELKKEVTGLRMDLKRFIEHANQQHVQNALTDLKQNYAGLFANDQVETAKSELSSNMVADCGMRDKCYGVFLEFLQNTSQHIKDGRVSEEIIQSYRDQLKNMREAGPFDRCDTCFSQVYRLFEKQVDLMQSLGIYEDSSREQESITDIPEETAVSELLEPIANVLRFQILKSLAVQTRTFSDLSGLTGLRGGNLLFHIKKLTESGMILQSHDRGDYVITDKGFKALNAVSALYRETHHA, from the coding sequence ATGGCAACAACACTGAGTTCATCACTGACGGAGATCCGAGAACTGAAAAAGGAGGTCACCGGGCTGCGTATGGATCTGAAGCGCTTTATCGAGCATGCGAACCAGCAGCATGTCCAAAACGCCCTTACCGATCTCAAACAGAATTATGCCGGTCTTTTCGCAAACGATCAGGTGGAAACGGCAAAATCCGAGCTTTCTTCGAATATGGTCGCAGACTGCGGGATGCGGGACAAATGCTACGGCGTTTTTCTGGAGTTCCTGCAGAACACCTCACAGCATATCAAAGACGGCCGTGTTTCTGAAGAGATCATTCAGTCCTATCGTGACCAGTTGAAAAACATGCGGGAAGCGGGTCCTTTCGACCGGTGCGACACATGTTTTTCGCAGGTCTACCGGCTTTTTGAAAAGCAGGTCGATCTCATGCAGTCTCTCGGCATTTATGAAGACAGCAGCCGGGAACAGGAGAGCATTACCGATATCCCGGAGGAAACGGCGGTCAGTGAACTCTTGGAGCCGATCGCAAACGTCCTGCGTTTCCAGATTTTGAAATCGCTTGCGGTACAAACGCGGACATTTTCTGATCTCTCCGGCCTGACCGGGCTTCGCGGCGGGAACCTGCTGTTTCATATCAAAAAACTCACCGAATCCGGCATGATCCTGCAGAGTCATGACCGTGGGGATTACGTGATCACGGATAAGGGATTCAAAGCGCTGAACGCCGTTTCGGCGCTCTACCGCGAGACCCATCACGCCTAA
- a CDS encoding SDR family NAD(P)-dependent oxidoreductase: protein MINYCDLTGKVAVVAGASSGLGADAARAYAEAGAKVAMLARRTDKLEAVAKEIAEKGGDVFTYPCDVTNEQSVKEAVDAIVKHYGTIHILFNNAGIAQRGTVETLTVEEWDRSMDTNVKGIYLMSKYVVPHMKAQNYGKIVNTASINAIIGDKGDMFVRHVYNTSKAAVLGLTMGMATSYGQNNITVNAVGPGLFESEMTEGTLFKSSEFLAQYSRVCPLNRPAKRGELNGTILYFSSDMSSYVTGQFVVVAGGTELV from the coding sequence ATGATTAACTATTGTGATTTGACAGGAAAAGTGGCGGTCGTCGCCGGAGCTTCCAGCGGTCTTGGCGCCGACGCGGCAAGAGCATACGCAGAAGCCGGAGCAAAAGTCGCCATGCTTGCACGCAGAACAGACAAACTCGAAGCAGTCGCAAAAGAAATCGCCGAAAAAGGCGGGGACGTTTTCACCTATCCGTGCGATGTAACGAACGAACAGAGCGTGAAAGAGGCGGTTGATGCGATCGTCAAACATTACGGAACGATCCACATCCTCTTCAACAACGCCGGAATCGCCCAGCGCGGAACCGTCGAGACCCTCACCGTAGAAGAATGGGACAGATCGATGGACACGAACGTCAAAGGCATCTACCTCATGAGCAAGTATGTCGTGCCGCACATGAAAGCCCAGAATTACGGTAAGATCGTCAACACCGCCTCGATTAATGCGATCATCGGCGACAAAGGAGACATGTTCGTCCGCCATGTCTACAACACGTCGAAGGCCGCCGTGCTTGGTCTGACCATGGGTATGGCAACCTCCTATGGACAAAACAACATCACGGTCAATGCGGTCGGTCCAGGTCTCTTCGAATCCGAGATGACGGAAGGCACATTATTCAAATCATCCGAGTTCCTCGCGCAGTACAGCAGAGTCTGCCCGCTGAACCGCCCGGCAAAACGCGGCGAACTGAACGGAACGATCCTCTACTTCTCAAGCGACATGTCAAGCTACGTCACCGGCCAGTTTGTGGTCGTGGCAGGCGGAACCGAGCTCGTATAA
- a CDS encoding TrmB family transcriptional regulator has product MTDAGMSEDPLLSIQQRLISCGMREYEAKIYVTIFSRGILTAYEIHQFSGVPRGRVYDVLTALEQKGFISRSWEKPVYYTAEPVEKVSIRLVKDTLANLEHMTDCLNELQDVCYPLGGKIVGVHEFQTDLAIDTQIRMELRRSCKEVLILCFDERILQRYADDIKEAAKRIPVYVVVKDKKMAKFSPIKCYMVKRGIPMTTMEMPVSSKKQRLPVLAQFYHDRQGTIAILEHKGQMICLGLVNNVSVFVAQSILQNIERIDPEE; this is encoded by the coding sequence ATGACGGACGCTGGTATGTCTGAAGATCCCCTTCTGTCGATCCAGCAGAGATTGATCTCCTGCGGGATGCGGGAGTATGAAGCCAAAATCTATGTGACTATTTTCAGCCGCGGGATTCTGACCGCTTATGAGATCCATCAGTTCAGCGGTGTTCCCCGCGGCAGAGTGTACGATGTTTTAACGGCTCTCGAGCAGAAAGGCTTCATTTCACGTTCATGGGAGAAACCGGTCTATTATACTGCCGAGCCGGTGGAAAAGGTCTCGATTCGTCTGGTGAAGGATACGCTGGCAAATCTGGAACATATGACCGACTGTCTCAACGAACTTCAGGATGTCTGCTATCCCCTGGGAGGAAAAATCGTCGGCGTGCATGAATTCCAGACCGATCTTGCGATCGACACGCAGATCCGGATGGAACTCAGACGTTCCTGCAAGGAAGTTTTGATTCTCTGTTTCGATGAGCGGATCCTGCAAAGGTATGCCGATGATATTAAGGAAGCCGCAAAACGGATCCCGGTGTATGTCGTCGTTAAAGATAAGAAAATGGCAAAGTTCTCTCCGATAAAATGCTATATGGTCAAACGCGGGATCCCTATGACGACGATGGAGATGCCGGTCTCCTCCAAAAAACAGCGGCTCCCCGTCCTTGCACAGTTCTATCACGATCGTCAGGGCACGATCGCGATTCTTGAACATAAGGGTCAGATGATCTGTCTTGGTCTTGTGAACAATGTTTCGGTGTTTGTGGCGCAGAGTATTCTTCAAAATATCGAACGGATCGATCCGGAAGAGTGA
- a CDS encoding aldehyde dehydrogenase family protein, whose amino-acid sequence MQSSLDVRNPATNEVIGTIPNAAPDDVDNFVNAAADILPTWEKTAASKRAVMFVNAASLMRARVEELAVLLTTEQGKPLREARDEILGSAHVFEYYASVSGSIPGDARNLPGYGYLNVVRKPLGVCAAIIPWNMPVMIFAWKAGAALACGNAVLAKPSKTASLTILKIAEALYEGGFPKEALQIVTGSGGEAGAALVSHPDVRHISFTGSVVSGKAVSLLAAPHLKKLTLELGGNDSFIVTKTADIDAAVKAAVRNRFYNCGQVCTSAKRILVDASLADEFVHKAEVMLSGYVVGNGLEKVNMGPVNNPDQLAQIEASVENILANGDAQLVYGGKRLEIPGNFYAPTLLKNVSPLAVSEEIFGPVMSVIPFNTPDEALDIANSTQYGLGSSVWTTDIGTARTFAESLKCGVVWVNKHLTLPPEMPFGGVGNSGFGRENGRDFVYEYTEPKSILFG is encoded by the coding sequence ATGCAATCATCTCTCGACGTGAGAAATCCTGCCACGAATGAAGTCATCGGCACAATACCAAACGCCGCGCCCGATGATGTGGACAATTTTGTGAATGCGGCCGCCGATATCCTGCCGACCTGGGAGAAGACGGCAGCATCAAAGCGTGCCGTGATGTTTGTGAACGCCGCGTCTTTGATGCGGGCACGGGTGGAGGAACTTGCCGTTCTGCTGACGACCGAACAGGGAAAACCGCTTCGGGAAGCACGTGACGAGATCCTCGGGTCCGCCCATGTATTCGAGTATTATGCCTCGGTCTCGGGGAGTATCCCGGGTGATGCCCGTAATCTTCCGGGATACGGCTATCTGAACGTTGTTCGAAAACCGCTCGGGGTCTGCGCCGCGATCATTCCCTGGAACATGCCGGTGATGATCTTTGCGTGGAAAGCAGGAGCCGCACTTGCCTGCGGGAACGCGGTTCTTGCAAAGCCGTCGAAGACTGCGTCTCTGACGATCTTAAAGATCGCCGAGGCCCTGTACGAAGGAGGCTTTCCCAAAGAAGCCCTGCAGATCGTGACGGGATCCGGCGGAGAGGCCGGCGCCGCGCTCGTCTCGCACCCGGATGTCCGTCACATCTCGTTTACCGGATCGGTCGTTTCTGGAAAGGCGGTTTCGCTTCTGGCCGCCCCGCATCTGAAAAAACTGACGCTGGAGCTTGGCGGGAACGACAGTTTCATCGTGACGAAGACGGCCGACATCGACGCCGCGGTGAAAGCGGCGGTCAGAAACCGGTTCTACAACTGCGGCCAGGTCTGCACGTCTGCCAAGCGGATCTTGGTCGACGCATCGCTTGCCGATGAGTTCGTGCACAAAGCCGAGGTTATGCTTTCGGGCTACGTTGTTGGAAACGGTCTTGAAAAAGTGAATATGGGACCGGTGAACAATCCCGATCAGCTGGCCCAGATAGAAGCGTCGGTGGAAAACATCCTCGCTAATGGCGACGCTCAGCTGGTTTACGGCGGGAAGAGACTGGAGATACCCGGCAACTTCTACGCGCCGACCCTGCTGAAAAACGTGAGTCCGCTCGCGGTCTCGGAGGAGATCTTCGGACCGGTGATGTCGGTGATCCCGTTCAATACTCCCGACGAGGCGCTCGATATCGCAAACTCCACCCAGTATGGCCTGGGGTCTTCGGTCTGGACCACCGATATAGGAACGGCCCGTACGTTTGCCGAGTCGCTGAAGTGCGGGGTCGTCTGGGTGAACAAGCATCTGACGCTTCCACCGGAGATGCCGTTTGGCGGGGTGGGGAACTCAGGATTCGGACGGGAAAACGGACGGGACTTCGTGTATGAGTACACGGAGCCGAAGAGTATTCTGTTTGGGTGA
- a CDS encoding PaaI family thioesterase — MHEYAEKIASIGAAANPTFMTLGITPVSWGNGQAVLKMKASDKMHNGVGFLQGGFYVILADEAIALAVLAELDPGSGTTTISETTEFIRGTKDDEIFAVAKIIQKGRRIVFAEAEVRRGSVEGDLLSKTTASYLVTQC; from the coding sequence ATGCACGAATACGCTGAAAAGATCGCATCGATAGGTGCCGCTGCCAACCCGACGTTCATGACCCTTGGGATCACCCCGGTCTCATGGGGGAACGGGCAGGCAGTTCTCAAGATGAAAGCCTCGGATAAAATGCACAACGGTGTTGGATTCCTGCAGGGAGGGTTTTACGTCATCCTCGCCGACGAGGCGATCGCTTTGGCCGTATTAGCAGAGCTCGATCCCGGATCCGGCACCACGACCATCTCCGAAACGACGGAATTTATCCGCGGCACGAAAGATGACGAGATCTTCGCCGTCGCAAAAATCATCCAGAAAGGAAGACGGATCGTCTTTGCCGAAGCGGAAGTCAGACGCGGCAGCGTCGAAGGCGATCTCCTTTCAAAAACCACGGCCTCGTATCTGGTCACGCAGTGCTGA
- a CDS encoding minichromosome maintenance protein MCM, with the protein MAVELEVVDRVEEWTGFLKKKYKSELNKISREYPSERSLEIDYGVLEKYGKIGVVLADELLEHPGKTLEDVKDAIRTSRLITGKDVEGNDISDTIIGKVNIRFVRLPRKTQIRDIRADDINKFISIDGIVRRVTEVRPRLVTGAFRCVNGHITYKKQEYGSYSEPDMCGHAECTLKKLELVQSKSTFIDSQKLRVQETPEGLRGGEQPQNIDIDTIDDLCGKVSPGDRVIVNGILRSVQRVVGGQKSTVFDLYIECNSIEISIKEFEEVNISEEDEVTIKDMAADPGVYGKIARSIAPTIYGNDEVKEAIALQMFGGIPKEMPDGSSLRGDIHILLVGDPGIAKSQLLRYVIKLAPRGIYTSGKSASSAGLTAAAVKDDLGDGRWTLEAGALVLADKGIAAVDEMDKMQKDDRSSLHEAMEQQSVSIAKAGINATLRTRCSLLGAANPKLGRFDEYANISEQINMPPSLLSRFDLIFIMKDQPDATRDLNIARHILKAHSAGEKIMRHKKYPIPGADDEYFQRELAPVTPEIDAAMLRKYLAYAKRNCFPLLKDEAKEVLVQYYQSLRSVAYENSDKPVPITARQLEALVRLAEASARVRLADEVEQEDAERVVKIVDACLRQVAYDAKTGSLDIDKITTGTSRSGRAIRRELKETIETLIQASDDRVAKVDQIMETMENKYHYKRDEVEHILERMRMDGEVFQPRNGLIKFTAPMR; encoded by the coding sequence ATGGCTGTTGAACTGGAAGTCGTAGACCGGGTCGAAGAGTGGACCGGGTTTCTGAAAAAGAAATACAAAAGCGAACTCAATAAAATATCCCGTGAATACCCAAGCGAACGTTCCCTGGAAATAGACTACGGCGTTCTGGAAAAATACGGAAAGATCGGTGTCGTTCTCGCCGACGAACTCCTCGAACACCCGGGAAAAACCCTCGAGGACGTCAAAGACGCGATTAGGACGTCGCGCCTCATCACCGGCAAAGATGTCGAAGGAAACGACATCTCCGACACCATAATCGGGAAAGTCAATATACGGTTCGTCCGCCTCCCGCGAAAGACCCAGATCAGGGACATCCGGGCAGACGACATCAATAAATTCATCAGCATCGACGGGATCGTGCGCCGGGTCACCGAGGTCCGCCCCCGGCTCGTCACCGGAGCGTTCCGGTGCGTGAACGGGCACATCACCTACAAAAAACAGGAGTACGGCTCCTACTCCGAGCCGGACATGTGTGGGCATGCCGAGTGTACGCTGAAAAAGCTCGAACTCGTGCAGAGCAAATCGACCTTCATCGACTCGCAGAAACTCCGTGTCCAGGAGACGCCCGAAGGACTTCGCGGCGGCGAGCAGCCCCAGAACATCGACATCGACACGATCGACGATCTCTGCGGCAAAGTCTCGCCGGGCGACCGCGTTATCGTGAACGGAATCCTTCGAAGCGTGCAAAGAGTCGTCGGCGGTCAGAAAAGCACCGTCTTCGACCTCTACATCGAATGCAACTCGATCGAGATCTCCATAAAAGAGTTCGAAGAGGTCAACATCTCCGAAGAGGATGAGGTCACGATCAAAGATATGGCCGCCGACCCCGGCGTATACGGGAAGATCGCCAGATCGATCGCCCCGACCATCTACGGAAACGACGAGGTCAAGGAAGCCATCGCTCTCCAGATGTTCGGCGGGATCCCAAAGGAAATGCCGGACGGATCCAGTCTTCGAGGCGATATCCATATCCTCCTCGTTGGTGACCCGGGTATTGCAAAATCCCAGCTGCTTCGCTACGTCATCAAACTCGCTCCGCGTGGGATCTACACCTCCGGAAAATCCGCATCCTCGGCAGGTCTGACGGCAGCCGCCGTGAAAGATGATCTTGGAGACGGCCGCTGGACGCTTGAAGCCGGAGCACTCGTTCTCGCGGACAAAGGTATCGCCGCGGTGGACGAAATGGACAAAATGCAGAAAGACGACCGCTCCTCTCTGCACGAAGCAATGGAGCAGCAGTCCGTTTCGATCGCGAAGGCCGGCATCAATGCTACGCTAAGGACCCGCTGTTCCCTGCTCGGCGCGGCCAACCCAAAGCTCGGCAGATTCGACGAGTATGCCAACATCTCCGAACAGATCAACATGCCGCCGTCCCTTCTCTCCCGTTTCGATCTGATCTTCATCATGAAGGATCAACCGGACGCTACAAGGGATCTCAACATCGCCCGGCACATCTTAAAGGCCCACTCGGCCGGTGAGAAGATCATGCGGCACAAGAAGTACCCGATCCCGGGAGCGGACGACGAGTACTTCCAGCGCGAACTTGCTCCGGTCACGCCGGAGATCGACGCCGCGATGCTTCGAAAATATCTGGCCTACGCAAAACGAAACTGCTTCCCGCTTTTAAAAGACGAGGCGAAGGAAGTTCTCGTCCAGTATTATCAGAGCCTTCGAAGCGTCGCCTACGAAAACTCCGACAAACCGGTCCCGATCACCGCCCGTCAGCTGGAGGCACTCGTCCGTCTCGCAGAAGCGAGCGCCCGGGTCCGGCTGGCCGACGAGGTGGAGCAGGAGGATGCGGAACGCGTGGTCAAGATCGTGGATGCCTGTCTGAGACAGGTGGCTTACGATGCGAAGACCGGCTCTCTTGATATCGACAAGATCACCACCGGAACATCCAGATCGGGCCGTGCGATCCGCCGCGAACTCAAAGAGACGATCGAGACGCTGATCCAGGCAAGCGACGACCGGGTCGCGAAGGTCGATCAGATCATGGAGACGATGGAGAACAAGTATCATTATAAGAGGGATGAGGTGGAACACATTCTCGAAAGAATGAGGATGGACGGGGAAGTGTTCCAGCCGAGGAACGGCCTGATCAAATTCACCGCACCCATGAGGTAA
- a CDS encoding dihydroneopterin aldolase family protein, with product MATDRENAVFEAAIKLGALYHQFVGTPISRSTAEIVEAAIESAVSLQPYVTKITVRLDKSLMNENPFGYSELTGAMYDAVIETKYGDAVCRASLKFENGYPLMKIIE from the coding sequence ATGGCAACAGACAGAGAAAACGCCGTGTTCGAAGCGGCAATCAAACTCGGGGCGCTCTACCATCAGTTCGTGGGAACGCCCATCTCACGTTCGACCGCAGAGATCGTTGAGGCCGCAATCGAAAGTGCGGTCTCTCTTCAGCCGTATGTGACGAAGATCACGGTCCGGCTGGACAAATCCTTAATGAATGAAAATCCGTTCGGCTACTCGGAACTTACCGGGGCGATGTACGATGCCGTTATCGAAACGAAGTACGGCGACGCGGTCTGCCGTGCAAGCCTGAAGTTCGAGAACGGCTATCCGCTGATGAAGATCATCGAGTAA